The Neofelis nebulosa isolate mNeoNeb1 chromosome 1, mNeoNeb1.pri, whole genome shotgun sequence sequence GGGGTAGCCCCACACTGCACCCCCTGACCTGGGGCCCCCACACCCACCCGTTGGGGAGCCCCACACCACCCAGAGCCCCACACTGCACCCCCTGACCTGGGGCCCCCACACCCACCCGTTGGGGAGCCCCACACCACCCAGAGCCCCACACTGCATCCCCTGACCTGGGGCCCCCACACCCACTCGTGGGCTGAGCCAGGCCCTGCAGAGAAGGCCATGCATGGGTGTAGGGGCACCAGCTTCCCAGATTGGTCATAGGTGTTTGTTCCTAGACACCACGAGGGACCCACGGCCTGGAGAAGAGAATGGGAAAGGTGAGCTCCCCCCTTGGTGTCTGTCTCATCTGAGAGATGGACCCCCGCACAGGGTGGGCAGGCAGCATGCTGGCACCCAggaagagatggggtgggggcccCAATCTCTGCATAAGGTCCCTGAAGGCACCAGTCTTGACACACATGCCACTCCGCACATGGTCCTCTGATTGATGTAGACATCACAGTTGTGTACCATCAGGGTCCCTCTGATACTGCAGGTATCTTCTGTGTCTTAGTAGGATCATGGGAGTCCCCTGAACCTCCCCTGTCCAGGCCGGTAGTGTCCAGGATCCCCTGTCCAGGTCGGCAGTGTCCAGGCCCCCCTGCCCAGGCTGGCAGTGTCCAGGCCCCCCTGCCCAGGCTGGCAGTGTCCAGGCCCCCCTGCTCAGGTCGGCAGTGTCCAGGCCCCCCTGTTCAGGTCGGCAGTGTCCAGGCCCCCTGCTCAGGTTGGCAGTGTCCAGGGCCCCCCTTCCCGAGGCTGGCAGTGTCCAGGCCCCCCTTCTGAGGCCAGCAGTGTCCAGGCTCCCTCTAGCCTTCCTTTGGAAGCCAGTGGTTTCCAGGCTCTCCTCGGTGTCATGTGTGTGTTCTGCTCAGCGCCCAGAACAGCCCCTCCGTGTGGGGTGGACGGGTGCACCGGAGATGCTGGTTCTGGCCACACTTGGTGCCCAAGCCCCTGGTGGTCTGGCCATGGGCAAGGCTCAGATAGCCCCTCCTTGCAGATTACTATTTTGTGACCAGGGAGATGATGCAGCGGGACATTGCAGCTGGTGACTTCATTGAGCACGCGGAGTTCTCGGGGAACCTGTACGGGACCAGGTGGGCCACACTTGGCACCTCCACACCCTCCCAGGGGCTCTGCCTTCAGCTGGACGGGACCTCTGAGGGTCGTTTGGGCAGTTGGGAGTCAGGTCCCCAGCCCAGCCAGGGGTCGAGCTCTGcaggcccctcctcccagccaccTCTGTCTACCTGGCCAAGCCATGGTGAGGTCCGCGGGCCCCTCTAGGGACTGGCACTCAATGAGGACTCCAGCAATCTGGGTCTTCTAGGACCACAGGCTGTACTCAGCTTGCTCTCCCAGTAGTGGGCTGGCATGGGGGTGCCCCCCAGTCCCCAATACTTCTCTGCCAGCTCTTCCCACCCTGCTGAGAGGCCTACGTCAGCCTGTGTGCACATCCTGTTCGTGAGCCGCTGGCAAGGGTGAGCCAGAGACCCTATGAGACCCATTTTGCTCCATCCTAGGCTCTAGGTACAGCTGGACAGGACAGTGGGGCTATGTTGGGTGGGTACCTGGTGCCCTGGGGCTGTGCAGTGAGCCCTCCTGCCGCTTCCCACAGCCACCCTCAGCCCAGCACACGTGTACTTCCAGAAAGGTGGAGGAGGTGCAGGGGTCCTGGTAGGTTTCTGCACTCATGTCTGGCCAGGCCCATGCCCTGCTGAGGCTCCTTGAGGCCGTGAGGGGCTGCTGAGCCCCAGAAGCCCCACTGAGCGTTTGCCgcccctctgtcctccccactcTGTCCTCCAGCAAAGCAGCGGTGCGGGCTGTGCAGGCCATGAACCGCATCTGTGTGCTGGATGTGGACCTGCAAGGCGTGCGTAACATCAAGAAGACCGATCTGCGGCCCATCTACATCTTTGTGCAGCCGCCCTCGCTGGACGTCCTGGTGGGGGTtgggcctgggctggggtgggggggcggggctgggggcggggcccgcCCAGAcaccctgaccctcccctgtgccTCAGGAGCAGCGGCTGCGGCAGCGGAACACAGAGACTGAGGAGAGCCTGGCCAAGCGGCTGGCTGCTGCTCGTGTTGACATGGAGAGCTGTGAGTGTGGGCACTGGCCACCTGCCATCCCCCCAGGCTCCTCACCCACCAGGGAGACCCCCAGGGTCCCTGGTCACCAGAGatgaccctgccctccctcttcccccctccccaggcaagGAGCAGGGCCTGTTCGACCTGATCATCATCAATGACAACCTGGACAAGGCCTATCAGGCCCTGGAGGAGGCACTGTCCGAGGTGGGCTCTGCAGGGTCAGGACTTCTCTGTAGTGCAcgcagggagaggggctgggacaGACGATGTGGCCTATCCCCTGGGCCCTCCTGATACCCTTCTCTCCCTGTGGCAGGAAATCAAGAAGGCCCAAAGGACCAGCCACTCCTGAGAGGGACTGCCAGTTGTGTCCTCCCCGATGGGGACTCTGCTCACATCAGCCAGCACCTTCTCCCCTCAGACTGCTGTGTCTGGGGGACCCTGgtctcccctttccccctcctaTGGGGGCCAGGCCCATGTCCTAATAAAAACTGCTGTGTAACCGTGTCCCTGAGCCTGTGGGTTGCCATCTTCAAGCCAGGGTGTTGGGGACCGGGCCATGCTGTCCATCACAGACCCCGACTCCTGGCCGCCCCCTCAGTGTGGGAGGCTAGCGGTTCAGTTCTTTCTGGCATCTGCTGCTCTGGGCAGCCCACCCCCAGCTTCCCTGTGCACTGCCTCCCTAGGTCAGGGAGGTCAGTCTTGGGTGCTGGGTGGGGCCCTCATGGAGTAGATGAGGCTGCTGGAGAGCATTGCCTGGTGGAGGTACCCTGAGGCTGTGGGCAGTAGGACCTGGGGCTCTTCCTGCCTGAGCCCCTCCTGTCCTGGTCCCTGAGCTGGGCTGCAGTCGTGGCCCAGGATCTGATGCAGGAGGGAGCTAGAACCCTGCATCCTGGGGGCCTGTTTGGGCCTAGGGCTCCCCTCCACCTCGTGCGTGGTCTGCTGGGCTCCCCTCCACCTCGTGCGTGGTCCGCTGGGCCCAGAAAGGCCAGCACAGGGAGGACCCCTGGGGGCTCCTGTTGGGGTTCCCAGATTCCCAGAGTCTCACAAGACACCTGTAGAAGCCACCCTTCTCGAGTCAGGGCTGCTGTGGCTTTGCTGTGCTGGGCAGGAGAGCTGCTGTCCCCTAGCCCTTGTCCGTGCCTATGCCACGCTTCTGTGGTGGGACCCAGACAATGGACACAGACTTGAGGTGGCAGGGAGTGGACAGGGAGGCTGGACTCTGTCCCAAAGcccaggtgcagagagaagggcaggtgGGGGCCTGGCCTGAATCTGAGGGCTACCGGAcatccccaccccaggcctgaaGGCAGGTGAGGCGGGGCCAGGCTGATGTGCAGAGGAAGGGGGGGCAAGTAGGGGaggccccttccctctctgggccctgtCCAGCCCCAGGGACAATCGGGGATTCAGACCCCAGGCCTTGAGGGGAACAATGGAGCCCTTGAAGGCCCTCCCCCCGCATTGTGCTTGGTGGTGAGAGGTGGCCCTGGGTCGGGCCCACGACTCGTCCAGGCACATGCCCTGGGAGGGCCAGTGTCCGGCCGGCTGGCAGGTGGAAGAGCTCAGGGACTCACATTTCCTGGCCTGGAAAAGGTAGGGCACTGCCCAGGGGCCCAGGTGTGGGCGGCCCCCTGGTGCAAAGCATCAGGCACCCTGTCTGTGGGCCCAGGCTCGCTTCTCCCGACAGGGCCCACCCTCCGTTGTGGTGGGGGAACCTGAAGCCCCGGGGGCTGTGCAGGCCAGCTGCtgagcaggaagggaaggggtgcTCTTCGGACATTCCCCAGCAGCTGGGGCTCCTCAGGGCGCTGGTCCCACTGGCCCACGCCAGCCAGGCAGCTGCAGTGTGTCCAGAGGCTGGGCCTTGGGCCTCAGTCTGctcagggaggctggggaggcagaCACACCCGGGTGGGTATACCTGTCCACCCAGCACACGGTTCCTGACCTGGCCTGGGGCCTCTTTCCCACAAGTCCTCACGGGTGCCTACTAGGCGTCGGGGGCCTCAGGGGTCACCGAGGGCAGACCAGACCCCTGTTCTCCAGGAGCGGCCCCCAGTGTGCCACAGATGTCGTGAGTGAGTCGTCTGGGCGGCCCAggggagaatgggggagagggcgGGTGGCCTGGGCAGGATGCCAGGCCAGGAGTGGCCCAGGCCTGTGGCAAGCTTATCCggagagggcaggtgggtgcagCGACGGTATGGGGCATGGGGTCTGTACAGGAGGGGCTGCAAGGGGTGTCCAGGACCTGGGAAGGgtggcaggagctggggagaggggggaagggaagtggagGTACCCACCCGGCTGTAGAGGGAGCGCGGCCTCCTGCCCTTGTCGGTGGTGCCTGGGAAGGTCTGGAGGGTCCCAGAGTGGGGTGCCCTTGAGGTCTTGACCAGCGCCCCACGCCCAGGGCTCTCTCCGGGCCTCTCTGCAGTGGTGGCCCCAGAATCACCATGACTGTGGGGCGAGGACCCCTCCCTTCCTGGGTTGCAGGGGAAGCTAATCAGAGGGGCCCTGGGTCCTGAGCGGGGAgtgtggcgggggggtgggggggggagaggggaggcacTGTGGCCGCAGAGGAGGGCTGTCGTCAGCCTGGCCAAGCTCCCCCAGTGCATCCTGCCTCTGCTGAGCACCCATGTGGtgggtctggaggaggggcttgtgtgtgtgagcagagggtGAGGTGGGTGAGTGTGCTAACGCTTGTGTATGCACCTGTGAACACGTGTGGACATCTGCATGTGGACTAGCGCTGAGTTGGATAGGAGGGCATCAGGAAGGCCCTAGGACCCTGTGAGGGTGGGGGCTTCATTCTGAGTGCACAGGGCTCCCTGGGACCCAGTCCTGTGGGCCTGTGACCCCAAGGGTGGGCTGTGGGGGTGGAACCTATAGGTGGAGTGAGGAACAGGAGGGGGCATGAAGGTAGCACCTCTGGGGGctagagaggggagggagaggggaacctAGGGGATGGcaaggaagggagacaggaggcacctgggtgaggggctggggaggggagacagaggtggggagcctgggggagggcctggtgaggggagacagagaggagcctgggggCTGACCAGTGTCCACACTGACGGGGAGGCTGTAGTACCCTTGGGAGCTGCAGGGGGCAGATGAATGTGGCAGAGGGTCCCAGATTTTGGGGACTGGGCAGCCTAGGGGTATGCAGTTTCCTCTGGGCCAGGTGGTCCAGGTGGAACCTGACTGGGGCATCGAGGACAGTGGtccaggggccc is a genomic window containing:
- the GUK1 gene encoding guanylate kinase isoform X2 codes for the protein MRRGREGEQPDTPPQGMSGPRPVVLSGPSGAGKSTLLKRLLQTHGSIFGFSVSHTTRDPRPGEENGKDYYFVTREMMQRDIAAGDFIEHAEFSGNLYGTSKAAVRAVQAMNRICVLDVDLQGVRNIKKTDLRPIYIFVQPPSLDVLEQRLRQRNTETEESLAKRLAAARVDMESCKEQGLFDLIIINDNLDKAYQALEEALSEEIKKAQRTSHS
- the GUK1 gene encoding guanylate kinase isoform X1, which gives rise to MLRRPLAGLAAAALGRVPSDGMSGPRPVVLSGPSGAGKSTLLKRLLQTHGSIFGFSVSHTTRDPRPGEENGKDYYFVTREMMQRDIAAGDFIEHAEFSGNLYGTSKAAVRAVQAMNRICVLDVDLQGVRNIKKTDLRPIYIFVQPPSLDVLEQRLRQRNTETEESLAKRLAAARVDMESCKEQGLFDLIIINDNLDKAYQALEEALSEEIKKAQRTSHS
- the GUK1 gene encoding guanylate kinase isoform X3, with protein sequence MSGPRPVVLSGPSGAGKSTLLKRLLQTHGSIFGFSVSHTTRDPRPGEENGKDYYFVTREMMQRDIAAGDFIEHAEFSGNLYGTSKAAVRAVQAMNRICVLDVDLQGVRNIKKTDLRPIYIFVQPPSLDVLEQRLRQRNTETEESLAKRLAAARVDMESCKEQGLFDLIIINDNLDKAYQALEEALSEEIKKAQRTSHS